A genome region from Oncorhynchus masou masou isolate Uvic2021 chromosome 14, UVic_Omas_1.1, whole genome shotgun sequence includes the following:
- the LOC135554235 gene encoding protein FAM234B-like gives MAAALSRALKLPGKKGSELGEYDPLTQADSEDESEEDDLVLNYPRNGLGRGNCMGTGTSELRGSRTGRLVGDDEEAEEEEEDEDEWREQLPGKKRQEREEKGMQYWSQRETNRDEGVEDGGGLGASGGPGLGVSASADPDGKKAKVRGAIRAAFFLVPLVCAMLVVLLCAFLVPCQHGELDKRPQWEKELGDHVGGVTPPPLALWDVDNDSVEDVLIGVTQKSNNTHLSRSVGNNKEYSVVALSAFSGEVLWRRVLRDPVESIQCGLQYEAHPSPLPAGGAALRALPNSAIPLSAQRDRARGPVCLLIESAHLTAVNGTTGKKLWSVAPGEIQSQAVSLPDLQGDSVPDLLIATLPADQVSDLSLLLLSGLTGALLGHPVTFNLTTFNVSGKLIGPLFHETQLGAYYILFGLGTVEAVSLGDIYTRATGKTPISPGLRLKDPGWEKLRKTNSSLIHISSGTEQVEFLVPLVAGLCNNHNSLDTISNLNSSRSDWVLVCGKLSSKLSVLREKDAHTEWTLTSSAIHSRPAPGQFNDDGIPDLLIQKSGAPRMRKVQVVDGASGRSLWETEFICPRLDLEGTSIMTSGQSAFLFWAGDPVRPPKNLTKTTVAPGAVQAMPVIRKLYMLHPAYPTILLELASTTDTILTAAVSYQEPQKDASYITVSSRPTSGLGPGSRVVKSTSLRAAITAGQIVRLGESSTAGVPVRPGVFEINKFFRRLTFKNH, from the exons ATGGCTGCAGCTTTGTCCCGTGCTCTCAAATTGCCTG GGAAGAAGGGCTCGGAGCTTGGAGAGTATGACCCCCTCACTCAGGCCGACAGTGAGGACGAGAGCGAGGAGGACGACCTGGTCCTCAACTATCCCCGTAATGGTCTGGGGAGGGGCAACTGCATGGGTACAGGTACCTCAGAGCTGAGAGGGAGCAGAACAGGGAGGCTCGTAGGGGATGacgaggaggcagaggaggaagaggaggatgaagatgagTGGAGAGAACAGCTCCCTGGAAaaaagaggcaggagagagaggagaagggcatGCAGTACTGGAGCCAGAGGGAGACAAACAGGGATGAGGgagtagaggatggaggggggcTTGGGGCCTCTGGTGGCCCTGGATTGGGTGTCAGTGCCAGTGCTGACCCGGACGGGAAGAAGGCTAAGGTGAGGGGAGCCATCCGGGCAGCGTTTTTCCTGGTGCCTCTGGTCTGTGCCATGCTGGTGGTGCTGCTGTGTGCCTTTCTGGTGCCTTGTCAGCATGGGGAACTGGACAAACGGCCACAGTGGGAGAAAGAGCTGGGTGATCATGTGGGAG GTGTTACCCCACCTCCTCTTGCACTGTGGGATGTTGACAATGACTCAGTTGAGGATGTGCTAATAGGAGTCACTCAAAAGAGCAACAATACCCATCTCTCCCGTTCTGTGGGGAACAACAAAG agTACAGTGTGGTGGCCCTATCTGCATTCAGTGGTGAGGTGCTTTGGAGGAGGGTCCTCAGGGATCCTGTGGAGTCCATCCAGTGTGGGCTGCAGTACGAAGCCCACCCATCACCACTGCCAGCAGGGGGCGCTGCCCTCAGAGCCCTCCCTAACAGCGCCATTCCCCTATCtgcccagagagacagagctcgCGGCCCCGTGTGTCTGCTCATCGAGTCTGCACACCTCACTGCTGTCAACGGCACCACAG GGAAGAAGCTGTGGTCAGTAGCACCAGGGGAGATCCAGTCCCAGGCAGTTTCTCTGCCAGATCTCCAAGGTGACTCTGTTCCTGACTTGCTGATTGCCACTTTACCTGCTGACCAG GTGTCTGACCTCTCACTGCTCCTGCTGTCTGGGCTGACTGGAGCTCTGCTTGGACATCCCGTGACCTTTAACCTCACGACCTTTAATGTCTCTGGAAAGCTGATTGGTCCCCTGTTTCATGAGACACAGCTGGGGGcatattacattttatttggaCTAG GcactgtagaggctgtatccctgGGAGATATTTACACTCGGGCTACTGGAAAAACACCCATATCCCCTGGTCTGAGACTGAAGGACCCCGGCTGGGAGAAGCTTAGGAAAACCAACTCCTCCCTCATACACATCTCCAG TGGAACTGAGCAAGTGGAGTTCTTGGTCCCCCTAGTGGCTGGCTTGTGTAACAACCACAACAGCCTGGACACTATCTCCAACCTCAACTCCAGCCGCAGTGACTGGGTGCTGGTGTGTGGCAAGCTCTCCAGCAAGCTCTCTGTGCTGAGAGAGAAGGACGCACACACCGAGTGGACTCTTACCTCCTCAGCCATACACAG TCGTCCAGCACCAGGCCAATTCAACGATGATGGAATCCCAGATCTCCTCATACAGAAGTCTGGCGCCCCTAGAATGAGAAAA GTTCAGGTGGTTGATGGAGCCAGTGGGCGTAGTCTGTGGGAGACAGAGTTTATTTGTCCACGCCTTGACCTGGAAGGTACCTCAATCATGACATCTGGTCAATCAGCTTTCCTTTTCTGGGCCGGTGACCCCGTAAGACCACCAAAGAACCTCACCAAGACAACT GTGGCACCAGGGGCGGTTCAAGCCATGCCAGTCATCCGAAAGCTCTACATGTTACATCCTGCATATCCCACAATCCTCCTGGAGCTCGCCAGCACCACAGACACCATTCTTACTGCTGCAG TGAGTTACCAGGAGCCGCAGAAGGATGCCTCCTACATTACTGTGTCCTCCCGGCCTACCTCTGGCCTGGGGCCTGGGTCTCGGGTGGTGAAGAGCACGAGCCTCAGGGCAGCAATCACTGCTGGACAGATTGTGAGGCTGGGAGAGAGCAGCACCGCAGGGGTACCAGTCAGACCTGGAGTATTTGAGATAAACAAGTTCTTCAGGCGTCTCACCTTCAAAAACCATTAG